From Solwaraspora sp. WMMD1047, the proteins below share one genomic window:
- a CDS encoding family 16 glycoside hydrolase: MLVTVLALLIGSTPLPAAAAQQQQQVLTWTAGNDILAYTSAPETAEAGPATLVFENSAATGNTTGMQHTLTFATGDPAYNSDVDVNLVADPFDANGGRWTVDVVLTPGTYRYFCAIPGHGSMTGLLVVGDGGGEDTTPPTVTASVSGDRNGDGAYLGAATVTLSASDSGGVDSVEYAVNGQPYAPYTAPVTVNEPGEYTIGYRATDLAGNTSDERELSFTVVPPPDPDTTPPVATATVSGQRDGSGAYLGAATVTLAATDDDSGVARIQYSLDGRPYATYAAPLTVSQPGQHTLDYRATDAAGNTSDPGTVTFTVATVETGPACPVTDTRPTVWLGTVNSGVPNRLVETSCSINNLIEDERLWPDHPTFMAHVKEITEHLRHFGAISRQERRKLIDDAATSNVGKSDAQTGYQPLLSRSGASFAQWEQVGAGGFTRNSDGSITSRPVDGLGMLWFPIRAYGDFSLKLQWRDDAPGDGRANSGVFVRFPDVHQHPQESRPEWVAIKYGHEIQLNDRTDGDRYKTGSVYGFDEVGLAGAGVTPKGTWNDYEIRVVGQHYSIFRNGVLINEYVNAPDAVFDPPRADDPGGAGRQQATGYLGLQNHGTGDVVSFRNVRIAPLTP; the protein is encoded by the coding sequence GTGCTCGTCACGGTCCTCGCCCTGCTGATCGGCTCCACGCCGCTGCCCGCGGCTGCGGCCCAGCAACAGCAGCAGGTGCTCACCTGGACGGCCGGCAACGACATCCTCGCCTACACGTCCGCGCCGGAGACCGCCGAGGCCGGGCCGGCGACCCTGGTCTTCGAGAACAGCGCCGCGACCGGCAACACCACCGGCATGCAGCACACCCTCACCTTCGCGACCGGCGACCCGGCGTACAACAGCGACGTCGACGTGAACCTCGTGGCCGACCCGTTCGACGCCAACGGCGGGCGGTGGACGGTCGACGTGGTGCTGACCCCGGGTACCTACCGCTACTTCTGCGCCATCCCCGGCCACGGCTCGATGACCGGCCTGCTGGTCGTCGGCGACGGCGGCGGCGAGGACACCACGCCGCCGACGGTGACGGCCTCGGTCAGCGGCGACCGGAACGGCGACGGCGCCTACCTGGGCGCCGCGACGGTCACCCTCTCGGCCAGCGACAGCGGCGGCGTCGACAGCGTGGAGTACGCCGTGAACGGTCAGCCCTACGCCCCCTACACCGCCCCGGTGACGGTGAACGAGCCGGGCGAGTACACGATCGGCTACCGGGCCACCGACCTGGCCGGCAACACCTCGGACGAGCGCGAGTTGTCGTTCACAGTGGTGCCGCCGCCGGACCCGGACACCACCCCGCCGGTCGCCACCGCGACGGTCTCCGGCCAGCGCGACGGCAGCGGCGCCTACCTCGGCGCGGCGACCGTGACACTGGCGGCCACCGACGACGACTCCGGCGTGGCCCGGATCCAGTACTCGCTGGACGGGCGGCCGTACGCCACCTACGCGGCCCCGCTCACCGTCAGCCAGCCCGGCCAGCACACCCTCGACTACCGGGCCACCGACGCGGCGGGCAACACCTCGGACCCCGGCACGGTCACCTTCACCGTGGCGACAGTCGAGACCGGACCGGCCTGCCCGGTGACCGACACCCGGCCGACGGTCTGGCTCGGCACCGTGAACAGCGGCGTACCGAACCGGCTCGTCGAGACGAGCTGCTCGATCAACAACCTGATCGAGGACGAGCGGCTCTGGCCGGACCATCCGACCTTCATGGCGCACGTCAAGGAGATCACCGAGCACCTGCGCCACTTCGGCGCGATCAGCCGGCAGGAACGCAGAAAACTGATCGACGACGCTGCCACCTCGAACGTCGGCAAATCAGATGCCCAGACCGGCTACCAGCCGCTGCTCAGCCGGTCGGGTGCGTCGTTCGCCCAGTGGGAACAGGTCGGGGCCGGCGGGTTCACCCGCAACTCCGACGGCTCGATCACCAGCCGGCCGGTCGACGGCCTCGGGATGCTGTGGTTCCCCATCCGGGCGTACGGCGATTTCTCTCTGAAGCTGCAGTGGCGCGACGACGCGCCCGGCGACGGCCGCGCCAACAGCGGCGTCTTCGTCCGCTTCCCCGACGTGCACCAGCATCCGCAGGAGTCCCGCCCCGAATGGGTGGCGATCAAGTACGGGCACGAGATCCAGCTCAACGACCGGACCGACGGCGACCGCTACAAGACCGGATCGGTGTACGGCTTCGACGAGGTCGGCCTTGCCGGCGCCGGGGTCACCCCGAAGGGCACCTGGAACGACTACGAGATCCGGGTGGTCGGGCAGCACTACTCGATCTTCCGCAACGGGGTGTTGATCAACGAGTACGTCAACGCGCCGGACGCCGTCTTCGACCCGCCGCGCGCCGACGACCCGGGCGGCGCCGGCCGGCAGCAGGCCACCGGCTACCTCGGCCTGCAGAACCACGGCACCGGCGATGTCGTGAGCTTCCGCAACGTCCGGATCGCCCCGCTCACGCCATGA
- a CDS encoding multicopper oxidase domain-containing protein gives MSNTINRRSLLGSRAGRLGLVLTVLVVTFASAGTALAIGARVQFAEQPDGCVQPDRTITLYAVELPPDPSTNQVRLGYGLTPQTASYPGPTMEMIEGECLAITLHNQVPEATLARLRTDPEHPLGVSLHAHGVKYTQLSDGTVHSGSFVPAGQSRTYTWYAKPRNARTGSPGTAGYWWYHDHVVGGAHGTAGLRSGLFGGLVVRRQGDPRPDRTYVTVFGDRQTINLRRAAEADTCDEQNPQPGPTCLVAKVGERVEFVVIGIGDDMHTFHLHGHSWADTRTGVVAGDNKAIVDSIPVIDNKTLGPGDSFGVQVVAGDSVGPGHWMLHCHMQFHSDLGMATTLHVLDENGAMPPHHGGHAAAPGAGAPAGHSTHS, from the coding sequence TTGAGCAACACGATCAACCGCAGGTCGTTGCTGGGATCGCGGGCCGGCCGGCTGGGGCTGGTGCTGACGGTGCTTGTGGTGACCTTCGCCAGCGCCGGCACGGCCCTGGCGATCGGCGCCCGGGTGCAGTTCGCGGAGCAACCCGACGGCTGCGTCCAACCCGACCGCACCATCACGCTGTACGCCGTGGAGCTGCCCCCGGACCCGTCGACCAACCAGGTCCGGCTCGGCTACGGGCTCACCCCGCAGACCGCCTCGTACCCGGGGCCGACGATGGAGATGATCGAGGGCGAATGCCTGGCGATCACCCTGCACAACCAGGTGCCGGAGGCGACCCTGGCGCGGCTGCGCACCGACCCGGAGCACCCGCTCGGCGTCTCGCTGCACGCGCACGGGGTCAAGTACACCCAGCTCTCCGACGGCACCGTGCACAGTGGCTCGTTCGTGCCGGCCGGCCAGTCCCGCACCTACACCTGGTACGCCAAGCCCCGCAACGCCAGGACCGGGTCGCCGGGCACCGCCGGCTACTGGTGGTACCACGACCACGTGGTCGGCGGGGCGCACGGCACCGCCGGGCTGCGGTCCGGGCTCTTCGGCGGGCTGGTGGTCCGCCGGCAGGGCGACCCGCGGCCGGACCGGACCTACGTGACCGTCTTCGGCGACCGGCAGACCATCAACCTGCGGCGAGCCGCCGAGGCGGACACCTGCGACGAGCAGAACCCGCAGCCCGGACCGACCTGCCTGGTCGCCAAGGTGGGTGAGCGGGTCGAGTTCGTGGTGATCGGCATCGGCGACGACATGCACACCTTCCACCTGCACGGCCATTCCTGGGCGGACACCCGCACCGGGGTGGTGGCCGGCGACAACAAGGCCATCGTCGACTCGATCCCGGTGATCGACAACAAGACCCTCGGGCCGGGCGACTCGTTCGGCGTGCAGGTGGTCGCCGGCGACTCGGTCGGGCCGGGGCACTGGATGCTGCACTGCCACATGCAGTTCCACTCCGATCTGGGGATGGCCACCACCCTGCACGTCCTGGACGAGAACGGGGCGATGCCGCCACACCACGGCGGCCACGCGGCCGCGCCCGGCGCCGGCGCACCGGCCGGCCACTCCACCCACTCCTGA
- a CDS encoding DUF559 domain-containing protein, with the protein MPRAAHVPRDLSFVPFAGSRAIADGQLTPAMLRGPAWRRLLPDVYVHADAFDADDHRMWCDAVALRLPAGGAIAGFSAAYLHGVNLLPRNAPVTVILPGAARLRPHPRISASHDALSPDDVTRFGELRLTTGTRTAFDLGRKLPRAEALVAVDALLHRRATRLAALTDYLLAHQGWPGIVQLRTMLDLAEPLSESPMETRLRLLLLDAGLPRPVAQHEVRAKSGRLLGRVDLAYPHWRIAIEYEGDHHRERAAFRRDVTRLNTLRTAGWLVLRFTATDVLRTPSQTTHQVAAAIRERRGSTC; encoded by the coding sequence ATGCCCCGCGCCGCCCACGTTCCGCGTGACCTGTCGTTTGTTCCGTTCGCCGGCAGCCGCGCCATCGCCGACGGCCAGCTCACCCCCGCGATGCTGCGCGGGCCAGCCTGGCGGCGGTTGCTGCCCGACGTCTACGTCCACGCCGACGCGTTCGACGCCGACGACCACCGGATGTGGTGCGACGCGGTCGCCCTCAGGCTCCCCGCCGGCGGCGCGATCGCCGGATTCAGCGCCGCATACCTGCACGGGGTCAATCTGCTCCCCCGCAACGCTCCCGTCACCGTGATCCTTCCCGGCGCCGCGCGGCTGCGGCCGCACCCCCGGATCAGCGCAAGTCACGACGCTCTCTCGCCCGACGACGTCACCCGGTTCGGTGAGCTGCGGCTCACCACCGGCACCCGCACCGCCTTCGACCTCGGCCGGAAGCTGCCGCGCGCGGAGGCCCTGGTTGCCGTGGACGCGCTCCTGCACCGCCGGGCCACCCGACTCGCCGCCCTCACCGACTACCTGCTGGCGCACCAGGGATGGCCCGGCATAGTGCAGCTGCGCACCATGCTCGACCTGGCCGAGCCGTTGAGCGAATCTCCGATGGAAACCCGCCTCCGCCTGCTCCTGCTCGACGCCGGCCTCCCCCGGCCCGTCGCCCAGCACGAGGTGCGGGCCAAGTCTGGGCGCCTACTCGGTCGGGTCGACCTCGCCTACCCGCACTGGCGAATCGCCATCGAGTACGAGGGCGACCACCACCGCGAACGCGCCGCATTCCGCCGTGACGTCACCCGCCTGAACACTCTCCGCACCGCCGGATGGCTTGTGCTCCGCTTCACCGCAACCGACGTCCTACGCACTCCATCCCAAACCACCCACCAGGTAGCGGCAGCCATCCGCGAACGCCGCGGCAGCACTTGTTGA
- the mfd gene encoding transcription-repair coupling factor, with protein MLAGLLSAALGDPALARARDLARGEGDQARDARADGLDLTAPPALRPFVAAVVAAEPAAGGAGRPVLAVTATSREADDLAGALGSLLPADRVAVFPSWETLPHERLSPRSDTVGRRLAVLRRLAHPEIPESGGPLQVVVAPVRSLLQPQLKGLGDLTPVYLRTGVEAGLEETARRLTDMAYARVDLVTKRGEFAVRGGILDIFPPTDEHPSRVEFWGDDVEEIRTFAVADQRTIEAVPALWAPPCRELLLTPEVRRKAAELAEQHPELAEILDKLAEGIPVEGMESLAPVLIDGDSMELLPHCMPPGTHVLLCDPERIRTRAHDLVRTSAEFLEASWAAAAVGGQAPIDLGAAAFKSLSEVRATVAALGQAWWSVSPFGLAEPAAPAADEPWLDPAEQVTVTPDEGEALVLAAQPTPLYHGETSRVVDDLKRWTGDGWAVAMVFEGHGPAQRAVEVLRDAGIGATLTEAVDAPPRPGELLITCGSLNHGFLDEASRLAVVTGNDVTGGRGSSTRDMRKMPSRRRNTIDPLELRAGDHVVHEQHGIGRYVELVRRTVNGAEREYLVIEYAPAKRGQPGDRLFVPTDQLDQLSRYVGGEMPTLHKMGGSEWQKAKARARKAVREIAAQLIQLYAARKASKGHAFGPDTPWQRELEDAFPYTETPDQLAAIDEVKRDMEQSAPMDRLICGDVGYGKTEIAVRAAFKAVQDGKQVAVLVPTTLLAQQHYNTFAERMGQFPVEIRQLSRFQTPKEAELTLEAAAEGTADIVIGTHRLLQSATRFKSLGMVIVDEEQRFGVEHKEHLKTLRTAVDVLTMSATPIPRTLEMAITGIREMSTIATPPEERHPVLTSVGAYDDRQVAAAIHRELLRDGQVFYLHNRVESIDRAARRIRELVPEARVAVAHGQMGEDALEKVMVGFWEKEFDVLVCTTIVESGIDIPNANTLIVERADMLGLAQLHQIRGRVGRGRERAYAYFLYPPERPLTEHAHERLATIAQHTELGAGMYVAMKDLEIRGAGNLLGGEQSGHIEGVGFDLYVRMVGEAVQQFKGERPEEEADVKVDLPVDAHLPHDYIAVERLRLEMYRKLAEARDADRLREVVAEMTDRYGEPPEPVANLVAVARFRLLARSYGLTDVSVQGRHLRFAPLVLPDSKQLRLKRYHPDAVYKQVTDQVSVPRPSTRRVGGEPLRDQALLDWAGQFLADVLGDPVPATSKSA; from the coding sequence GTGCTCGCCGGTCTGCTCAGCGCCGCCCTCGGCGACCCCGCGCTGGCCCGGGCCCGTGACCTCGCCCGCGGCGAGGGAGACCAGGCCCGCGACGCGCGCGCCGACGGGCTCGACCTGACCGCGCCGCCGGCGCTGCGGCCGTTCGTGGCGGCCGTGGTCGCCGCTGAACCGGCCGCCGGCGGGGCCGGCCGGCCCGTGCTCGCGGTCACCGCCACCAGCCGGGAGGCCGACGACCTGGCCGGCGCGCTGGGCAGCCTGCTGCCGGCCGACCGGGTGGCGGTCTTCCCGTCCTGGGAGACCCTGCCGCACGAGCGGCTCTCCCCCCGGTCGGACACGGTCGGCCGTCGGCTGGCGGTGCTGCGCCGGCTGGCGCACCCGGAGATCCCGGAGAGCGGCGGCCCACTCCAGGTCGTCGTCGCGCCGGTCCGGTCGCTGCTGCAACCCCAGCTCAAGGGCCTGGGCGACCTAACGCCGGTCTACCTGCGCACCGGGGTCGAGGCCGGGTTGGAGGAGACCGCCCGGCGGCTGACCGACATGGCGTACGCGCGGGTGGACCTGGTCACCAAGCGCGGCGAGTTCGCCGTCCGAGGCGGCATCCTGGACATCTTCCCGCCCACCGACGAGCACCCGTCCCGGGTCGAGTTCTGGGGCGACGACGTCGAGGAGATCCGCACCTTCGCCGTCGCCGACCAGCGCACCATCGAAGCCGTGCCGGCGCTCTGGGCGCCGCCCTGCCGCGAACTGCTGCTCACCCCCGAGGTCCGGCGCAAGGCCGCCGAGCTGGCCGAGCAGCACCCCGAACTGGCCGAGATCCTGGACAAGCTCGCCGAGGGCATCCCGGTGGAGGGGATGGAGTCGCTCGCCCCCGTCCTGATCGACGGCGACAGCATGGAACTGCTGCCCCACTGCATGCCGCCCGGCACCCACGTACTGCTCTGCGACCCGGAGCGGATCCGGACCCGCGCGCACGACCTGGTGCGAACCTCGGCGGAGTTTCTGGAGGCGAGCTGGGCCGCGGCCGCCGTCGGCGGCCAGGCCCCGATCGACCTCGGCGCCGCCGCCTTCAAGAGCCTTTCCGAGGTACGCGCCACCGTCGCCGCCCTCGGCCAGGCATGGTGGTCGGTCTCGCCGTTCGGGCTGGCCGAGCCGGCCGCGCCGGCCGCCGACGAGCCGTGGCTCGACCCGGCCGAGCAGGTCACCGTCACCCCCGACGAGGGCGAGGCGCTCGTGCTCGCCGCCCAGCCCACGCCGCTGTACCACGGCGAGACCAGCCGGGTGGTCGACGACCTGAAGCGCTGGACCGGCGACGGCTGGGCGGTCGCCATGGTCTTCGAGGGGCACGGCCCCGCCCAGCGCGCGGTCGAGGTGCTGCGGGACGCCGGCATCGGCGCCACCCTGACCGAAGCCGTCGACGCGCCGCCCCGGCCGGGTGAACTGCTGATCACCTGCGGGTCGCTGAACCACGGCTTCCTCGACGAGGCGTCCCGCCTCGCCGTCGTCACCGGCAACGACGTCACGGGCGGGCGCGGCTCGTCGACCCGGGACATGCGCAAGATGCCGAGCCGGCGGCGCAACACCATCGACCCGCTGGAGCTGCGCGCCGGCGACCACGTGGTGCACGAGCAGCACGGCATCGGGCGGTACGTCGAACTGGTCCGGCGGACCGTGAACGGCGCCGAGCGGGAGTACCTGGTCATCGAGTACGCCCCGGCCAAGCGGGGACAGCCGGGTGATCGACTCTTCGTGCCGACGGACCAGTTGGACCAGCTCTCCCGCTACGTGGGCGGGGAGATGCCGACGCTGCACAAGATGGGCGGCTCGGAGTGGCAGAAGGCCAAGGCCCGGGCCCGCAAGGCGGTCCGCGAGATCGCGGCCCAGCTCATCCAGCTCTACGCCGCCCGCAAGGCGTCCAAGGGGCACGCGTTCGGGCCGGACACGCCCTGGCAGCGGGAACTTGAGGACGCCTTCCCGTACACCGAGACGCCCGACCAGCTCGCCGCGATCGACGAGGTCAAGCGGGACATGGAGCAGTCCGCCCCGATGGACCGGCTGATCTGCGGCGACGTCGGCTACGGCAAGACCGAGATCGCGGTGCGGGCGGCGTTCAAGGCGGTCCAGGACGGCAAGCAGGTGGCCGTGCTGGTGCCGACCACCCTGCTGGCCCAGCAGCACTACAACACCTTCGCCGAACGGATGGGGCAGTTCCCGGTCGAGATCCGGCAGCTCTCCCGGTTCCAGACCCCGAAGGAGGCGGAGCTGACGCTGGAGGCGGCGGCCGAGGGGACCGCCGACATCGTGATCGGCACCCACCGGCTGCTCCAGTCGGCCACCCGGTTCAAGTCCCTCGGCATGGTGATCGTCGACGAGGAGCAGCGGTTCGGCGTCGAGCACAAGGAACACCTCAAGACCCTGCGGACCGCCGTCGACGTGCTGACCATGTCGGCCACCCCGATCCCGCGCACCCTGGAGATGGCGATCACCGGCATCCGGGAGATGTCCACCATCGCCACCCCGCCCGAGGAGCGGCACCCGGTGCTCACCTCGGTCGGTGCGTACGACGACAGGCAGGTGGCGGCGGCGATCCACCGTGAGCTGCTCCGCGACGGCCAGGTCTTCTACCTGCACAACCGGGTCGAGTCGATCGACCGGGCGGCCCGGCGGATCCGCGAGCTGGTGCCCGAGGCGCGGGTCGCCGTGGCCCACGGGCAGATGGGCGAGGACGCCCTGGAGAAGGTGATGGTCGGCTTCTGGGAGAAGGAGTTCGACGTCCTGGTCTGCACCACCATCGTGGAGTCCGGCATCGACATCCCGAACGCGAACACGCTCATCGTGGAGCGGGCCGACATGCTCGGGCTGGCCCAGCTGCACCAGATCCGGGGCCGGGTCGGCCGGGGCCGCGAGCGGGCGTACGCGTACTTCCTCTACCCGCCGGAGAGGCCGCTGACCGAGCACGCCCACGAGCGGCTGGCCACCATCGCCCAGCACACCGAGCTGGGCGCCGGCATGTACGTGGCCATGAAGGACCTGGAGATCCGGGGCGCCGGCAACCTGCTCGGCGGCGAACAGTCCGGCCACATCGAGGGGGTCGGCTTCGACCTCTACGTGCGGATGGTCGGCGAGGCCGTCCAGCAGTTCAAGGGGGAACGGCCGGAGGAAGAGGCCGATGTGAAGGTTGACCTGCCGGTCGACGCGCACCTGCCGCACGACTACATCGCGGTGGAGCGGCTGCGGCTGGAGATGTACCGCAAGCTCGCCGAGGCCCGCGACGCCGACCGGCTGCGCGAGGTGGTCGCCGAGATGACCGACCGGTACGGCGAGCCGCCCGAGCCGGTCGCCAACCTGGTGGCGGTGGCCCGGTTCCGGCTGCTGGCCCGCTCGTACGGCCTGACCGACGTCTCGGTGCAGGGCCGGCACCTGCGGTTCGCCCCGCTGGTGCTGCCCGACTCGAAGCAGCTGCGGCTCAAGCGCTACCACCCGGACGCGGTCTACAAGCAGGTCACCGACCAGGTGAGCGTGCCCCGACCGAGCACCCGCCGGGTCGGCGGCGAGCCGCTGCGCGACCAGGCCCTGCTCGACTGGGCCGGCCAGTTCCTCGCCGATGTGCTCGGCGACCCCGTTCCGGCCACCTCGAAGAGTGCGTGA
- a CDS encoding ABC transporter permease, protein MTSLDMVTTDPRPHRAPARTPLARLGWAFADAATITSRELLHWRRQPAQLLIGLLFPIMVVLMFGYLFGGGMAVPGGGNYREFLLPGMFALTMAFGIEATFTAVSADATKGVTDRFRSMPMAGSAVVVGRSAADMLNSALGLAVLVACGLAVGWQWHHGVPAALAAFGLLLLLRFALLWLGIHLGLVLRNPEAVLVLQILVWPLGFLSSAFVSPATMPGWLGAVAEWNPLSATATATRELFGNPGWSADSWPARHAVELAIAWPVLLIAVFLPLSVRQYRRLSR, encoded by the coding sequence ATGACGAGCTTGGACATGGTCACCACGGACCCCAGGCCGCACCGGGCACCGGCCCGGACGCCGCTGGCCCGGCTCGGCTGGGCGTTCGCGGACGCGGCCACCATCACCAGCCGCGAACTGCTGCACTGGCGGCGGCAGCCAGCGCAACTCCTGATCGGGCTGCTCTTCCCGATCATGGTGGTACTGATGTTCGGCTACCTGTTCGGTGGCGGGATGGCGGTGCCCGGCGGCGGGAACTACCGGGAGTTCCTGTTGCCCGGCATGTTCGCGCTGACGATGGCGTTCGGCATCGAGGCCACCTTCACGGCGGTCAGCGCCGACGCGACGAAGGGAGTGACGGACCGGTTCCGGTCGATGCCGATGGCCGGGTCGGCGGTGGTGGTCGGGCGCAGCGCAGCGGACATGCTCAACTCCGCGCTGGGGCTGGCCGTGCTGGTGGCGTGCGGGCTGGCGGTCGGCTGGCAGTGGCATCACGGGGTGCCGGCGGCCCTGGCGGCGTTCGGGCTGCTCCTGCTGCTGCGGTTCGCGCTGCTCTGGCTGGGCATCCACCTCGGACTGGTGCTGCGCAACCCGGAGGCGGTGCTGGTGCTGCAGATCCTGGTCTGGCCGCTCGGCTTCCTCTCCAGCGCCTTCGTGTCACCGGCGACCATGCCGGGCTGGCTGGGCGCGGTCGCCGAGTGGAATCCGCTGTCCGCGACCGCCACCGCGACCCGGGAGCTGTTCGGCAACCCCGGGTGGAGCGCCGACTCGTGGCCGGCCCGGCACGCGGTCGAGCTGGCCATCGCCTGGCCGGTGCTGCTGATCGCGGTCTTTCTGCCGTTGTCGGTGCGGCAGTACCGGCGGTTGAGCCGCTGA
- a CDS encoding ATP-binding cassette domain-containing protein: protein MGYSVITEGLRKRYGETAALDGLDLAVGAGTIHGLLGPNGAGKTTAVRILTTLLRPDGGRAEVAGCDVSRDATRVRQRIGLVGQHAAVDEVLSGRENLIMFGRLYHLGRRPAGRRADELLDRFDLAEAAGRPVGKYSGGMRRRLDLAASLILSPEVLFLDEPTTGLDPRGRNEVWSAIRALVDSGTTVLLTTQYLDEADQLAGRISVVDGGRVIADGTPDELKSIIGGDRLDIVLTAAADLAATAELLGRVTGTRVGTDDEARRISAPVADRVATLTEVVHALHDWGVPVEDIVLRRPTLDEVFLRITGDPPDPAPKQDPGSRTERESV, encoded by the coding sequence ATGGGCTACTCGGTGATTACCGAAGGGCTGCGCAAGCGGTACGGCGAGACCGCCGCGCTCGATGGGCTCGACCTGGCGGTCGGTGCCGGCACCATCCACGGGCTGCTCGGCCCGAACGGCGCCGGCAAGACGACAGCGGTCCGCATCCTCACCACCCTGCTGCGGCCCGACGGCGGCCGGGCCGAGGTCGCCGGCTGCGATGTCAGTCGGGACGCCACCCGGGTGCGGCAGCGCATCGGGCTGGTCGGTCAGCACGCGGCGGTGGACGAGGTCCTCTCCGGCCGGGAGAACCTGATCATGTTCGGCCGGCTCTACCACCTGGGGCGGCGGCCCGCCGGCCGGCGGGCCGACGAGCTGCTCGACCGCTTCGACCTGGCGGAGGCGGCCGGCCGACCGGTGGGCAAGTACTCGGGTGGGATGCGCCGCCGGCTGGACCTGGCGGCCTCGCTGATCCTCTCGCCGGAGGTGCTGTTCCTGGACGAGCCGACCACCGGGCTCGACCCGCGCGGCCGCAACGAGGTCTGGTCGGCCATCCGCGCCCTGGTCGACTCCGGCACGACGGTGCTGCTGACCACCCAGTACCTGGATGAGGCGGACCAGCTCGCCGGGCGGATCTCGGTGGTCGACGGCGGCCGGGTGATCGCGGACGGCACCCCGGACGAGCTGAAGTCGATTATCGGTGGCGACCGGCTCGACATCGTCCTGACCGCCGCCGCCGACCTGGCCGCGACGGCCGAGCTGCTCGGTCGGGTGACCGGGACCCGGGTCGGGACGGACGACGAGGCCCGGCGGATCAGCGCGCCGGTCGCCGACCGGGTGGCCACGCTCACCGAGGTGGTCCACGCGCTGCACGACTGGGGCGTGCCGGTCGAGGACATCGTCCTACGCCGGCCCACCCTCGACGAGGTGTTCCTGCGGATCACCGGCGACCCGCCGGATCCGGCGCCGAAGCAGGATCCCGGGTCGAGGACGGAGCGGGAGTCGGTATGA
- a CDS encoding TetR/AcrR family transcriptional regulator, protein MTTEYSASGDPKRSMELLWGIQDRPKRGPKPRLSVERIAAAAIGIADREGLAALSMRRVADDVGVTAMSLYTYLPSKAELVDVMLDTVLGEVPLPTEDGVGWRERLTRIARANRDLYLRHPWLLQVATGRPVLGPNLIAKYDHELAAVDGLGLTDVEMDLVVSLLADYVHGAVRGQIEAAQAVGRTGKTDDEWWAEWAPLLEKVFDAERYPIAARVGAAAGAEYNAPADPTRAFEFGLARLLDGIAAHLPT, encoded by the coding sequence GTGACGACGGAGTACAGCGCCAGCGGCGACCCGAAGCGGAGCATGGAACTGCTCTGGGGCATCCAGGACCGCCCGAAGCGGGGGCCGAAGCCGCGGCTGTCCGTGGAGCGGATCGCGGCGGCGGCCATCGGCATCGCCGACCGGGAGGGGCTGGCCGCCCTCTCCATGCGCCGGGTCGCCGACGATGTCGGCGTCACCGCCATGTCCCTCTACACCTACCTGCCCAGCAAGGCGGAGCTGGTCGACGTCATGCTCGACACCGTCCTCGGCGAGGTGCCGCTGCCCACCGAGGACGGGGTCGGCTGGCGGGAGCGGCTGACCCGGATCGCCCGCGCCAACCGCGACCTCTACCTGCGCCACCCCTGGCTGCTCCAGGTCGCCACCGGCCGCCCGGTGCTCGGCCCCAACCTGATCGCCAAGTACGACCACGAACTGGCCGCCGTCGACGGCCTCGGCCTCACCGACGTCGAGATGGACCTGGTGGTCAGCCTGCTCGCCGACTACGTGCACGGTGCGGTGCGCGGTCAGATCGAGGCCGCCCAGGCGGTCGGGCGCACCGGCAAGACCGACGACGAGTGGTGGGCCGAGTGGGCGCCGCTGCTGGAGAAGGTCTTCGACGCCGAGCGCTACCCGATCGCCGCCCGGGTCGGCGCGGCGGCCGGCGCCGAATACAACGCCCCCGCCGACCCCACCCGCGCCTTCGAGTTCGGCCTAGCCCGCCTCCTCGACGGCATAGCCGCCCACCTCCCCACCTGA